The proteins below come from a single Elgaria multicarinata webbii isolate HBS135686 ecotype San Diego chromosome 11, rElgMul1.1.pri, whole genome shotgun sequence genomic window:
- the LOC134406715 gene encoding olfactory receptor 2AP1-like produces the protein MAKRERVNETVVTEFILVGFKTLPEFQNLLFIMFLAIYMVTIAGNILITVVVLADCHLHRPMYYFLGNLSVLETCYTSTILPRILASFITDYHGISFSGCFLQFYFFAFLAGAESYLLSAMSYDRYLAICKPLHYVTLMSRSLCVQLSLASWIIGIVASAFTTFFTSQLKFCGPNEIDHFFCDYTPLLMLSCSDTQQTEMLMSVLGSICTMPPLLLTLASYVSIICTILKIPSNSGRSKAFSTCSSHLIVVTIFYGTLIIVYILPKPNALKNLTKVFSVFYTILTPMINPFIYSLRNREFKEALTKAIGKLVSLRITQGVQPQ, from the coding sequence ATGGCAAAAAGGGAAAGGGTTAATGAAACGGTGGTGACAGAATTCATCCTTGTGGGATTTAAGACTCTACCTGAATTTCAGAATCTCCTCTTCATTATGTTTTTAGCCATCTACATGGTGACAATCGCTGGAAACATCCTTATAACGGTAGTAGTTCTGGCTGATTGCCACCTTCACAGACCCATGTACTACTTCCTGGGGAACTTATCTGTTTTGGAAACTTGCTATACCTCAACCATCCTTCCTAGGATTTTAGCCAGTTTTATAACTGACTACCATGGGATTTCTTTTAGCGGGTGTTTTCTCCAATtctatttctttgcttttttagCTGGAGCGGAAAGCTACCTCTTATCTGCAATGTCATATGACCGTTATTTAGCTATTTGTAAACCACTACATTATGTAACCCTCATGAGCAGGAGTTTGTGTGTTCAATTGTCCCTCGCTTCTTGGATCATTGGCATAGTGGCTAGTGCATTTACAACATTTTTCACTTCACAGTTGAAGTTCTGTGGCCCCAATGAAATCGACCATTTCTTTTGTGATTACACACCGCTGCTAATGCTCTCCTGTAGCGACACTCAGCAGACAGAAATGCTGATGTCAGTCCTGGGCTCCATCTGCACCATGCCACCGTTGTTGTTGACCCTGGCCTCCTATGTTTCCATCATCTGCACCATTTTGAAAATCCCTTCAAACAGTGGCAGGAGCAAAGCGTTTTCCACTTGCTCCTCCCACCTTATTGTGGTCACAATTTTCTATGGAACCCTAATCATTGTGTACATATTACCAAAACCCAATGCACTGAAGAATCTGACCAAAGTTTTCTCAGTTTTCTACACAATCTTGACCCCCATGATCAATCCCTTCATCTATAGCCTGAGAAACAGAGAGTTTAAGGAGGCCCTCACAAAAGCCATAGGCAAACTTGTGTCATTGAGAATAACTCAGGGAGTCCAACCtcagtaa